A genome region from Penaeus vannamei isolate JL-2024 chromosome 20, ASM4276789v1, whole genome shotgun sequence includes the following:
- the RtcB gene encoding RNA-splicing ligase RtcB homolog, with the protein MVVRQYNDELKFLERIMPNCWRIKKGFQPNMNVDGIFYVNDHLEKLMFDELRNACRPGMVGGFLPAMKQIANVAALPGIVGRSVGLPDVHSGYGFAIGNMAAFDMDNPKAVVSPGGVGFDINCGVRLLRTNLMENDVKPIKEQLAQSMFDHIPVGVGSKGIIPMTARDLEEALEMGMDWSLREGYIWAEDKEHCEEYGRMAQADPAKVSMRAKKRGLPQLGTLGAGNHYAEIQVVDEIYDKWAASKMGIEEKGQVCVMIHSGSRGFGHQVATDALVAMEKAMKRDGIDTNDRQLACARINSPEGQDYLKSMAAAANFAWVNRSSMTFLSRQAFAKMFQTSPDDLDMHVIYDVSHNIAKIEQHWVEGKLRTLLVHRKGSTRAFPPHHPLIPVDYQLTGQPVLIGGTMGTCSYVLTGTEQGMMETFGSTCHGAGRALSRAKSRRNLDYTDVLNRLEQQGISIRVASPKLVMEEAPESYKNVTDVVDTCHAAGISKKCIKLRPIAVIKG; encoded by the exons ATGGTTGTTCGACAATACAATGATGAGCTCAAGTTCCTTGAGCGCATCATGCCAAACTGCTGGCGAATCAAGAAGGGGTTCCAGCCCAACATGAAT GTGGATGGAATCTTTTATGTGAACGATCACCTAGAGAAACTCATGTTTGATGAGCTACGAAATGCTTGTCGTCCTGGCATGGTGGGAGGCTTTTTGCCAGCTATGAAGCAAATTGCAAATGTTGCAGCTTTACCTGGTATTGTCGGGAGGTCGGTTGGCCTACCTGATGTCCACTCTGGCTATGGATTTGCAATTG GTAATATGGCAGCTTTTGATATGGATAACCCGAAAGCTGTAGTGTCTCCTGGAGGAGTAGGATTTGACATAAACTGTGGAGTTCGTCTTCTTCGTACCAACTTGATGGAAAATGATGTTAAGCCTATCAAG GAACAGCTGGCCCAATCAATGTTTGATCACATTCCTGTGGGTGTTGGTTCAAAGGGTATCATCCCCATGACGGCACGAGACTTGGAGGAAGCCCTAGAGATGGGCATGGACTGGTCACTAAGAGAAG GCTATATATGGGCTGAAGATAAGGAACACTGTGAAGAGTATGGGCGAATggcacaggctgatcctgccaaAGTTTCAATGCGAGCTAAGAAAAGGGGGCTGCCACAG CTAGGTACTCTGGGTGCTGGCAACCATTATGCAGAGATCCAGGTTGTGGATGAAATATACGACAAGTGGGCGGCCAGCAAGATGGGAATCGAGGAGAAAGGCCAAGTTTGTGTCATGATTCACTCGGGCTCCAGGGGATTTGGCCATCAAGTAGCTACAG ATGCCCTTGTTGCCATGGAAAAGGCCATGAAGAGAGATGGCATTGACACAAATGATCGACAGTTAGCATGTGCCAGGATCAATTCCCCTGAAGGCCAGGACTACCTCAAGTCAATGGCAGCAGCAGCTAATTTTGCCTGGGTTAATCGTTCATCCATGACGTTCCTCAGCCGACAG GCTTTCGCCAAAATGTTTCAAACGAGTCCTGATGACCTTGACATGCATGTGATATATGATGTTTCACACAATATTGCCAAGATTGAACAACATTGGGTTGAAGGGAAACTACGTACATTGCTGGTTCACAGGAAg GGTTCTACACGTGCTTTTCCACCACATCACCCACTGATTCCGGTAGACTACCAGTTGACTGGCCAACCTGTCCTCATTGGAGGAACAATGGGCACCTGTTCCTATGTTCTCACGGGTACAGAACAAGGCATGATGGAAACATTCGGGTCAACCTGCCATGGTGCT GGACGTGCCCTTTCTCGTGCCAAATCTCGGAGGAATTTGGACTACACAGATGTCCTTAATAGGCTTGAGCAGCAAGGTATAAGTATTAGAGTAGCTTCACCCAAATTGGTGATGGAAGAGGCACCGGAATCATATAAAAATGTAACGGATGTTGTTGATACCTGTCATGCAGCTGGTATTAGTAAGAAATGTATTAAGTTACGTCCAATTGCTGTTATAAAAGGGTAG